One segment of Streptomyces roseifaciens DNA contains the following:
- the cofD gene encoding 2-phospho-L-lactate transferase — protein sequence MQRIVVLAGGIGGARFLRGLKSAVPDADITVIGNTGDDIHLFGLKVCPDLDTVMYTLGGGIHEEQGWGRAGESFAVKEELAAYGVGPEWFGLGDRDFATHIVRTQMLGAGYPLSAVTEALCARWQPGVRLLPMSDDRVETHVMVDDPDGEDGARKAVHFQEYWVRLRAGVPAHAIVPVGAEQAKPAPGVLEAVAEADVILFPPSNPVVSIGTVLAVPGIREAVAGASAPVVGLSPIVGGSPVRGMADKVLAAVGVESTAAAVARHYGSGLLDGWLVDTVDAGAVAEVEAAGIPCRSVPLMMTDTQATAAMAAQALALAEEVRA from the coding sequence ATGCAGCGCATTGTGGTTCTGGCCGGCGGGATCGGGGGCGCCCGCTTCCTCCGTGGCCTCAAGTCAGCAGTCCCCGACGCGGACATCACCGTCATCGGCAACACCGGCGACGACATCCACCTCTTCGGGCTCAAGGTCTGCCCCGACCTCGACACCGTGATGTACACCCTCGGCGGAGGCATCCACGAGGAGCAGGGGTGGGGCCGGGCCGGCGAATCCTTCGCCGTGAAGGAGGAGTTGGCGGCGTACGGCGTCGGGCCCGAGTGGTTCGGGCTCGGCGACCGCGACTTCGCCACGCACATCGTCCGCACGCAGATGCTCGGCGCCGGCTATCCGCTGAGCGCCGTGACCGAGGCTCTGTGCGCGCGCTGGCAGCCCGGGGTGCGGCTGCTGCCGATGAGCGACGACCGGGTCGAGACGCACGTGATGGTCGACGACCCCGACGGCGAGGACGGCGCGCGCAAGGCCGTGCACTTCCAGGAGTACTGGGTGCGCCTGCGGGCCGGCGTGCCCGCGCACGCGATCGTCCCCGTGGGCGCCGAGCAGGCCAAGCCCGCGCCCGGCGTGCTGGAGGCCGTCGCCGAGGCCGACGTCATCCTCTTCCCGCCCTCCAACCCCGTCGTCAGCATCGGCACCGTCCTGGCCGTGCCCGGCATCCGCGAGGCCGTCGCCGGGGCGTCCGCGCCCGTCGTCGGCCTCTCCCCCATCGTCGGCGGCTCGCCCGTGCGCGGCATGGCCGACAAGGTGCTGGCCGCCGTCGGCGTCGAGTCCACGGCCGCGGCCGTCGCCCGGCACTACGGCTCCGGGCTGCTCGACGGCTGGCTCGTCGACACCGTCGACGCCGGTGCCGTGGCCGAGGTCGAGGCCGCGGGCATCCCGTGCCGGTCCGTGCCGCTGATGATGACGGACACGCAGGCCACGGCCGCCATGGCCGCGCAGGCGCTCGCGCTGGCCGAGGAGGTGCGGGCGTGA
- a CDS encoding cysteine dioxygenase, with product MNSDVQIAGDPLAIPHLLPPAPAHPRTVAEFAGLARAVAADRASWAHLVRYDATTRWYHRLRTGPGYEVWLLSWVPGQGSGAHDHGPSSGVLTVLEGELTEITGSTGPLDGARQVLRAGAQRVFAPGYAHEIVNDSLAPAVSLHVYSPGLTEMPMRRPASAAGRPVAAPALTAAPAGLDAVRG from the coding sequence ATGAACAGCGACGTCCAGATCGCCGGCGACCCGCTCGCCATCCCCCACCTGCTGCCGCCCGCCCCCGCCCACCCGCGCACCGTCGCCGAGTTCGCCGGGCTGGCCCGCGCCGTCGCAGCCGACCGCGCCTCCTGGGCCCACCTGGTCCGGTACGACGCCACCACCCGCTGGTACCACCGCCTCCGCACCGGCCCCGGCTACGAGGTCTGGCTGCTGAGCTGGGTGCCCGGCCAGGGCAGCGGGGCCCACGACCACGGCCCCTCCTCCGGAGTGCTGACCGTCCTCGAGGGGGAGCTGACCGAGATCACCGGAAGCACCGGGCCGCTCGACGGCGCACGGCAGGTGCTGCGCGCCGGAGCGCAGCGCGTCTTCGCCCCCGGATACGCTCATGAGATCGTCAACGACTCCCTCGCGCCGGCCGTGAGCCTCCACGTCTACTCGCCGGGGCTGACCGAGATGCCCATGCGCCGGCCCGCGTCGGCGGCCGGCCGTCCCGTCGCCGCACCGGCCCTCACGGCTGCCCCCGCAGGCCTGGACGCCGTACGGGGCTGA